CACCCGGGCTGACTTGGATCCTCCGCTGCAGGCCTGGGCACGCCCATTGTACATGTCCACGTTGTCCGCAGGCCCAGAATGTCCTCGGCcccctgggttccctccccaggCAGGCTGTCTTAGGGACTTGCCCCTGTCCCGGCTTGGGGTGAGGCGCCCTGCCCCCGTCCCAGTAGGGACAATCCTTTTTTAAATATCCATGCCTTGTACAGGCATAACAAGCACTACGTTCCACGCCCAGCCTCCGGGCCCTGGCGCTGGGCTTCTCCCATTGCTCCCTGCGGTGGCTCCTCCGGAACTTGGCAATAGTTCCagtcctgtccctgcccctcgTATAGGGGGTGACCATCTATGCCTACCTTCTCCACCACATGCAGCAGACTGCCGACTCACtggtgcggcgcctcctgctggttgcctcaggaattagctcaattccaaCTCTCAGAGCAcccttgttggatcatattaaagaagttctgtattaaaatcacaaatgagtttgattccccatagtttaaattccagggtattactaattaagaggtctcttggtttttggtactgtttctctccctctatgtgtgaaacttgcaagctgctaattgtgttagtacattctaactgctctcaaagcaattctttgtaacaacaactactcacagagagagagactcaaagcaatactctgtaacaatagaaacagcacccagagactccctgcccttttgttgtattcatctcgctttgttaacaattgtgattaaaatagagatagaggatgtatgggatggatgcttggtgtggataataactgaatgatcagggaggtgccagcctaagaatccagtgtccatcggctgaagaaggcgtcaagtggaaataatcaGAGGACCCCcgaagggcagactggaatccacccaacagcctcaaggacgggagaaccaaagaacaaaataacatctggcagcacagagctctcagaaatgtgctatctgctgattgattcagcaacagcatgatgaagcaattcccatagactggcataggaagaaattcccataaaaatggactctagaaagtgagaactttggggtctgattctgcaaaccaacttccaggagcatcagatgtgcatctgacgaggccctgctccctcctcatgtccagtccacctggccagtggcttggcatgagcaactctaaggctggtaactatgataacaaccttgcagaacctgtgtgtatgtatctatctgtgtgtgtgtgtgtctgtgtgtatgtatgaatgaatgtgaataaatatgagattgaatggaatgttatagctataactaactgcttactatgagtctttctgtattcacaataaatgtggcattttgccttttcccctttaataagatcctgctggtttttattttattggtattacACCCTCTGCTGGCCAGGGTCTTACCTGCTTCAGGCctctgtgtccctcctggaccctgatGCCCCTTACCtcggggttctgcccccagcagtccCCTCACCCAGGTCTCCCCCTCCCAAGGGAACTCCCTTCCCctatacccaccttgcctcagtggctactgccagtcatcatctagccccctctcactggggcaaactgcagtctgtgatGGCCACTCCTCACTGGCAAAGGGGTTGGACCAACTGCCTTTCCCTGTAGCACCAGTACCTCTTtaggcctttaccaaggcctcaacccggggagttgccaggctggagctccccagctcctcttgctctTCCCCAGCCATGCTCTGCTCTGCATCAGGTACCCTCTGTTCCCAGGCAGCTTggcccttcccactccaaggcTGGAGCTCCTCCCTTAGCCATTTTCTCCTACCGCTGTGGCCTGATTAGGTGTGACCACAGCTATGGCCACTTCTCCAAGCAGCCTACCTTTTCTCCCAGGAGCAGGGGTGATTGCCCGCGACACCTTGGGGCTGTGACACCCCCTGGCACaagggcctttaccaaggcctcaacccggggagttgccaggctggagctccccagctcctcttgctctTCCCCAGCCATGCTCTGCTCTGCATCAGGTACCCTCTGTTCCCAGGCAGCTTggcccttcccactccaaggcTGGAGCTCCTCCCTTAGCCATTTTCTCCTACCGCTGTGGCCTGATTAGGTGTGACCACAGCTATGGCCACTTCTCCAAGCAGCCTACCTTTTCTCCCAGGAGCAGGGGTGATTGCCCGCGACACCTTGGGGCTGTGACACCCCCTGGCACAAGGGTTACGTGCAGCTGTCCAACTCTGCCGTAGCCAGATGTAAACAGTCTTCACTGCCACCTGGGGGCCAAGGGAGATGGAGCAGGAAACTTGTCCCAGTAACAAAGAGCATGGACATGGTAGAAAAGAAATGACTATTTTTCCCCccgattttttttcctgtaacaAGGAATGAAGCacgtaagaacggccacactgggtcagaccaatggtccagctaacAGTGGCCaatccaggtgcttcagagggaatgaacagagcaggcaatcatcgagtgatccatcccctgtcgcctacTCCAAGTTTTTGGCAAATAGAAGCTAGGGCAGaggggcaaactatggcctgcgggccacatccagcccatgggaccgtcttgcccagccctggagctcaTGGCCGGGGAGgttagcccccggcccctcccctgctgttccccctcccccagcggtgggcagcatggctggctccgtCCGGGCAGCGGgactgcgagctcctgccgctctgagcggcatggtaagggggcagcggTGGCACAtgcggtggtgggggggtggggtgggtagagggtcccggggggcagtcaggggacagggagcggttggatggggtggaggttctggggtgaGGCAGTCAGgggttggggaacagggggggttggatagggcgtgagagtcctggggggcctgtcagggggcaggggtatggataggggtcggggcagtctggggacagggagcggggggttggatagggggtagggtcctggagggcctgtcagggggcgggggtgtagaTAAGGgtcgggacagtcaggggacagggagcaggggcgggttggatgggggtggcaggggtgccgggcgggggcggtcaggggacaaggagcggtgggggggttggatgggttggaggttctgaggggggaagtcagggggcgggaagtgagtgggggcggatagggggcaggggccagactatctggggggcacagccttccttacccggccctccatacagtttcgcacctcgatgtggccctcaggccaaaaagtttgcccacccctgggttagggttactcagagcatggggttgcatccctgcccgtcctggctcaGTGGGATATTTTGGTGCCTTATTTAATAAATTAGAAGAATCATTAATCGTGGTTTAATTTGttctaaaataaaacattttgtaacACGGCAGTAAAACCCTAGCAGGTGTGTGgtctcacacacaccctgcactaATGCACTCCATCTCCGAGATGCTAGGTACCCCCCCAAATAAACAGGATGCTCACAGCAGCCTAGATGGAGGTTGGCTTGATTCACTCAGGGCCGCCGCTGAGCTGTTCTGGGGGCTCTCCATGCATTGTGAGAGCTGAGTGACTGACTGCAATAGACAGAAGCGTTCCCACTACATGCCCACTGAGCCACGtgcctcccccatcccaaaccCTGTCCTGTTCCCACAGCCACAGTCTAGTCCCTTCCCTCCTGGGGCTGAGCTGTAGTCTTGCTGTTGCAGTAGCATTTGTTGAATAGGGATGCTGCTGTGAGCAGAAAAATGCCCCTCATTACAAAATCTGGCAGCTCAGATGGCAGAGGCCCTCAAGAGCATAAATGACCCCCCAAAAAACACTCTGAATCAGATACAGATGGATCCATTTGATTCTCCGGGCCCTTTGATTACATACTGATTGCATGTCATGGTATCAAATTGCAGATGACCAGCACTCCCCCTTATTATTCCATAGTATAGACATAGTGTccttagagtcatagaatatcagggttggaagggacctcaggaggtcatctagtcctaccccctgcttaaagcagggccaatccccaactaaatcatctagTGCAGGTGGGGCTTATAAAAGGCAAGCCATAGACACAGAATAGAATCTCTTCCCCGAAGAGTTGCTAGGGCAATGCCCCAAGTCAGGATGGGACACCACAATGCAGGGTTAACGCTGTCCTGTAGGGAATGACTCCAGGTGAACAGACAGTTACAAGAACAGTCAGGTTCACAGAGTTCATGAAGGACAGGTAGCCCTCAATGGCTTTAGGTCacggatgcaaccccatgttctgggtgtccctaaacctctgagtgCCAGGTGtggggactggacaacaggggatggatcactcgataattgccctgctctgttcattccctctgaagcacctggcaccagccactgtctgaagacaggatcccgagctagatggaccattggtctgaccaagtgtGGCCATTCTTACGCTCCATGTTAAGTGTTCAGAGCTCATGAgtctggcttaaaaatcatgagagagagaaaataatcaGTGGTGGGTTCTGTTTATTGGCCTGGTGGGGTTTGAGCGCTGAGAAGTCATTCACATCTTCCAGCTTTTAAACACATGCATGAAGGCTGGAACCTGGCTCTTTTAATGAAAGCCAAGAGTCTGCTATAATCACATGACTCTAAGAGCTAGGGCTTTATGAAAAACACCAGATATCATGCGACTCCAGAGTTGGCTTCTAGCCAATCATCAAGCACTTATAAAACTGCCCCTCATTCAGCCTATGTTAATTGCACATACCCATTGGTCACAAAATCAGCGCCGCCCCAGCCCTGTTGCCCAGCATAACGCTCCAGGATGCCCTGAGACCAAAGATTTCAAAGCTTACTAACTACATTGCATGAAGGGCATTCCcaatggcatggcatggcatggatATGCCAGTTATCCAGGTACCCAGTAAGTGATGCTGGTGGGCCATTCGATGCAGCACCTAGAGAGGTGGGTTTGTGACCAGCCATGAGGATGTGCCAGGAGCAGCAGGTAGATGCCAGGAGGCTGGTGTTTGGCTATAATCGTAGATGCTAAGGTTCATCCTGGGGAGCTCGTCTGAAGGCGTTGGcgctgcagccagcagcagccaaaGGGAATATGAATGCGGTAGAGGTTGCTTTGCTGGTAGCTATGGGGGGGAtggagcaaagcaggagcaggcGAGCCTCAGCGAGCCCTCAGAGTCACTTCCACCGGGAAATGGTCACTGACGGCCAGGGCCTGGACACAAAAGGGAGAAATCACAGAGCCTAAGTTGTGGGGCTGCTCAGCAGGCATCAGATACAGCTTGTCCATGACCTCGTGTCATGGCTCCTGTTGTCACATGAATCCTGGCAATTCCTgaggtgcagcaggaggcagAATGGGCTAATGGACAGAGCATGTGTCTAGATCTGTTCTGTGCCCTGATACCGACTCATtgcatggccttgggcaaatcacccaaccactccatgcctcagtgtccccacctgtacaatggggataacgcTGACCATCCCTATCACTGGGCTCTGCCAGGGTGAGTCAATTAATATTAATGAGGTGGTCTGAGATCCTCCTATGCAAGATGATTCATTGTCAAACGCAGGGTTCCCGTTAGCTCCCTGCCTTTGGGAAGGAGAGATCCCTAGGGGTCTGCATGGCTTTAGATGAGCTCCCAGGCGTGAGCTCCATCAGGAGTGTGAGTGCAAACCAGGGGAAGCCCGGCCTGCACTCATCCCATGGACATCGAGGCCAGTGGCACACGTTGAACAGGAGGCCAATGCCAGAATGAGCCAaggctcccccagctcctccctcaaGCTCAGAGCcctttacagaggggaaactgaggcacagagcagcaagaCGAACTGGCCGTGCAATTCAAGCCTAAGGTTTAACCCTCTCCTGCCCTGCGCCTTGGGGAGTCATTCAGACCGGTGCAAAGAATGTGTAAAATGCTCCCAGCCTGAGCTGGCCTGGAGCGTGTTACCATAACTTCACACAGCCACTCTAACCAACCACACAAGGGGAAAGTCCTGGGTTATCAGGCCCTCAGCCTCTCGACGCCCCTTCCTGcgccctagccactgggccacGCTGCCTACACAGTGCCCCCAAGAGCGTTGCCTCCTTCATGCAGTCTACACGCATGCAAAACACAGCCACAGTCCCCAGGGGAGATGGCCTCCCGAGGCGCTGAATGGTTCTGTGCAGCGAGCCCCCTGAGTGATGCCTGAGTGGTGGCATCCAATCACGTAAGAGCACAGATGCATGAGCTGCAGTGGACGGCACTGTCGAAGGGAGAGCCAAGACCTCAGTGTAATTTACCCTCTAATTCCCCAGCGCTGTGAAAGGAGCAGCCGGAGTCTCCTCTCTCACCTACACCCAGATGTGCCAACTTCTATTTTTCTCAAGGGGTgctccatccctgctctgccccgaagccctgcccccattccatcccttccctcaaggccccacctTCACttcacctcttcccgccccaagccccccacccacctgccaCTCGCTGCTCTCCACTCTCCCCCAAGACCCTCCACCAGCTGCCAAACGGCTGTTTGGCTGCACCGCctatcagctgtttggtggcatcTCCGGATTAGTTGATTGGGGGCACTGccgaacagctgtggctggtgggcgctgagcacccactattttttttccatgggtggtccagccccggagcacccatggagtcagcacctatggttaTACCAGTTGACAGCTGGTCTGCCAAGAACAATGGTTACCCCAGGgagaaagcaggatcaggcccggGGTTTTAACCCATGGCAGGGGCTAACTGCAGGTGTAGGGATATTCTACACAATATCCATAAGAAAACAGCCACTAGCAAGCACTGGCAGGGGCGGAGCGAGCTGTACAGCATAGAGCCAACAGGACCCTCCAAGTGTAAATGCTGTGTCCTGGCCAGGAGGTGATGTAACCATGTCTAGGGCCCGTCATCCTACCCCTTGGGCAGTCAGTGACAGCCAAGTGTGTGGGAAAGGCTGCCCTGCAGATCCTGCACTCTTACTCTGCCCCGCATTCACTCTACACAAGATGTgggacaatggagaatcaggcctgtaggGTCTCCAGCCTCGTCTACACCCACAAGCGGTACCCCTTTTGCCCTCTAGTGTGGATGGAGTTAGACTGGTCTAAAGGAGCTTACCCCGGGATAGCTCTTCCCATCTGGGAAGGGGAACAAGCTATCCAGCCcctttatattggtataactgcatccacacgaGTTCCTGCCCCTGTAACTATagcagtaccccccaaacccacacaGTTATAGCAGGACAACACCTGTGTATAGAACAGGCCTTAGTGTAGCTGAGCTGGACTAGCCTTTAACCCTGGGAGACTCCCTGCAAAGCTTGATGCAGTGATCTCTGAGCTTGGCCCCAGTCCTGACCAGCTGCCGTTTGTCCCCTGGCTGGCTAGCAGCTATTGTCTCTGCTCACAGCTAGGTGCTCTGAGAGCACGCAGGCAGGTTGTCGGCTTCACTTACATCCTTGAGCTGCAGGTGGAAAGTCTCCTGGAAGTTGTTGACCTTGGCAGATTTGTCCACCGTACAGTGCTGCAGCTCAGAGCCACTCACCACGATCCTGTgacatgccacaaggggctagGGTTAAACACTGCACTTCTCAGGCAGCTGGGCTTCAGGGTCACACCCTGCAGGGAATGCCCtcgcccaccccagagccaggctggagcccagggccaaCGATGGCAGCGCTGCTGGTGGGGTTCCTCACCAGCTTCCCTAAGTAGTGGAGCCAGGGAGAGTGCTGGGGGGAGCTGACAGGGTGGCTTGGTTTGTGCAGTCCTGGGGGAAAaatccctctcccctgcagctagACCCCCCGGGGCTCTCAGCCAGCTCCATCTGGTGTGGAAGCTGAGCTCAGTGGAGGCAGGTGACAGCTGAACGTGGGGCCAAGTTCCAGCGGCACCTGATTCCAGAACCTTCTGGAGAGAGCCGGGCTTCCTATTGCACCCGGGTGTGTGGGGAGCACACGcccacagcacagcacagggCAATCAGGGTTAATAAGTGTCCTGGCTGGGCTACAGTGTCTCTCTGCAGTCTGGGCCAGAGGCTGTGGTTTTCCCCAGCTGAAGGGGTCTCTGAGtattcccagatgtggtcctATGAGTGATGACCTTCTGTGCTAGGGCACTGCCCACCTGCGGTCCTCTCCTTGTCCCTTTTCATCCCCTCCCCGTCATTTGCTGTCCCCAGGGCTGGCACTGGCCGCATTAGGCTGTCTCTTGGGGCTGCTGTCATTCCTATCTCTGATGTGCCGTGGTGCTCACATGGTACCCTCCCGCCAGGtgactgcattgctcagggaccGGCAGTCCCAGGGACCGAAACCCGCTACTGACTGGTAGAACAGGCACAGCCTGGGCAGAGGCAGCGCAGGCTCCCCCGACAGCCCACTGCCCATCTGCCTCAGCACCAGCCCAACCCCCAAGGGCTGATGGGGAGCCCACAGACCATGGAGCCCTGGGCTTCTCCGTATAGCTGCCAGGCACAGGCCCAGTAGCGGCACTGGGGATGATCAGCAGCAGCTCTCCTCACCGGTCGTAGGCGCAGTCTGTGTACGACACAGTGGTGTCTGCACTGTCTGGGATGAGCCACTGGAAGGCGTCGCTGGTTCGCAGGCGGATGGAAGGCCAGTCCTGCGGCCCGACGTAGGAGCAGTCGGCATTGAAGTCTCCCAGGAAGAGGATGTTCTGCCAAGGAAGTGCCAGGTCAGTgcggggggcccagccaggcaagAACCTCATGCACGGCAGCCTCCCTGAGCCCTTCGCTCTGGAGTGTCCCgggcagccctgccagtgccacaAGCTGAGGTCTCGCTGGCTAACCACTGCTCTCCTTGGCTGTGGCTGTCTTTGTGGctaaggcaggggcaggagctgatACATGGTGGTCTGGGGGTCTGTCACTCCCTCTGGCTATTCTGCTGGTTCCTTCTCTGAACGGGGCCGGGTGTCGTCTTCTCTGGGGCTGGGGTCATGAGGCTTTCCTTGTGCTCAGATACACCATGAGGTCCTGGCACCGCAGTGACCTGGGCCAGGGGggctgatgcttcatctgcagaGCAGGGGCAACACAGGCAGGGCCCCCCATGCCTCCTGCTGATgtacccagccctgccctggagagagCAGCTCTAAGGAGGGAGCGCAGTGCAGGTGCCCAGGCTCTGGTGCCAAGACCACCCCTAGGGTGATGTGCTCTGTGCACCTCCCTGGCTCAATGTCATCAGGGAACAGCTGGCTTCAGTCACCACTGCCCTGGGCCCGATGCCAGCAGGTGAAAGGGCCTACAGCCCATTCCTGATTGATCGAGCCTTCGGCACATTGGGACTGTGCTGTCCAGGCTGAGCCGCAGAACCCCTCGATTTAGCTGGAAGCGGGTCCGAGATCCTCGTTCGCCATCCGTGTGATGAAGGGTGGAGACCCTGGCAGGGAAGCGGGAAGGAACCCGCACCTCCCCACCTTTGGGCACTCTGCGGCGAGGGTCCCAGAGGGGTTGTGTGGCTCTGAGGCCTATGGGCCGAGGGCTGAAGGGGTTGGGGGCAGTGCAGTTGGGCCTCTCTGCTCCACAGCTTTGTTTAACACAGATCAGTGTGTGGATATGGACGAAGGGAGATTCGCTTCCCCAGAGGCAAACCCTGCTGGTTAGCTCCTGGCTGTTCCCTCTGACCATTCCTGGTAACCTACACTGGCCCAGGCAGACAGAGCAGCTCTGCACAGGAAGTTGGGGGTCGGCATAAGTAATAGACTAGCCAGGACCTTCCACAGCCAAGTTAGCTGATGTCCCatcctggcagcagcagccttACCCGAGACAAGCAGGGGAGGGAATGCCAGTGAGTTCATTCACACGGCAGGCACTGGGTTTGCATGTGGCTATATCTGCTTACGTCGGTCCCCCACTTGTTGATGACATCTAAGTAGACATCATAGAGGGCGTCGATCTCTGCCACAGCCTCACTGGGGGCCGTATGCAAGGGCACCAGCACGAATTCTGGCACCTCTGCCAAAGACACAAGTTACACAGCCAGCCATTTTCCATGAGCACACGGAGCCATCACCCATCCTccctgctgtctctctctcacacacatctgGGACTGTTCCACCCTGGGGTTCCCAAGACCATGCTCTCCGTATGGACACTTCCCCTCCCACTCAGAATCAGGCAGGACTGGGACTTGAACCAGGATCTCCTATTACTTGTGCTTACTCTATTGTCACTTGGCAGTTCCCACAGTGCTAGCAGCTCCAGTTGGCCATGCTGGCCTCCGCCAGAGAACCTCAGTCCTCCAGCTGGCAGAACACGGGGGGTCCTCACTGCTTCACTGCAACTatataaacccagcacaggaacaggaagatGTCTATGCTGCCAGGATCTCCCTGCTCAGGGCTGCTTCCCCTGGCATACCTGCTTCTGTTACCTGCTAATGAGCTCCTGGTAACCTGGCCCTGCCTGACCCCGGACCTTGGTTTGCTCTCTGGCCTGTTCTGGACGCTGACCTCCTGGTATCAGACTGGTCCTGACTCCCAATgcttgctccaaccactaggtcaGGCTGCCCACATACCAGTCAGAATAACTCCCCAGAACCGGACCCAGCCCCACGCTCCCCCTATTGGATCTAGGCCTGTCCTGAGTTGAAGCATCATTCCCAAAGACTTTGCCGAACTCTCCATGGTAACGTTCCTTGTTCCCTGGTGGGAGGGGTCAGCgtgtgggggagcaggggtttCTCTAGCTAGATGCAGGATGGCCTGGGGTGCTGCTGCTCCCAGTGCCATGGGGCAGAGAGATCCCTGGGCCCCGCTTACCTGTGTAGGGGGAAGAAAACTTCACAATGAAGGGTTCCCTGCTGAAGGTGTCGCTCCCACAGGGCTCACAGCCGTCATCGTAGCAGTAACTGTCCACCACCGACACCACACCCGTCCTGCCGGGAGGAGAGATGGAATGACCACACGCAGTCAGGTGGCTCCACTCTGGGGTGGGCCCTGGTGCACCCAGGGTAGGAtggccaggtgtccggttttctatccgaaagtccagtcaaaaaggggacctgacagagtccggtcagatctactgaccagaCACCTAATGTCCGGTTACTGTAGGCTGGATAGGAGCCAAGTCATCACCCACACCAGCCCCTATAtggccagggccacctcctacctgcatcagATGGCTGCAGCTCcaagcaccagcaaagcaagtgAGTCCCTCCTGAGCCGGTTAGAGGGGTTGGAGGGGAAATGCAGCAAGCGACAGGAGGGAGGGTGGAAGAAGAGTAGACAGGGGCAGGGTGTCAGCGGGAAGAGgcgtggcaggggtggggcctcggggaagaggcatggcagaggtggggcctcaggggaagaggtggggcagggtgtggcctcaggggaaggggcagggctggggaggttccggtttttaaatgttaccaaattggcaaccctagcccagGGACCTGCATGCAGAGAGCAGCAGTGGttgggcaggaggcgctgtggcTGTTTGCTGGATCCTTACCGGTAGATGAAGAGGTATTGCTCCTTGTAGGCACTCTGGCCCAGGGGCTCGCTGATCACATAGCTGTATGGCTGCAGAGAAGCCCTAGAGTGGGGGTGGCAGAAAAGCCGGCAGTGAGGTCCgtgctggagcagggagggccgtGTACACGTCCAGCACAtctccctgctcctgcaccaCCTCCCACcattcccatcccacccccagctgATCTCCCAGCTAGCATAGGTAGGAGTAACCCTGACTGCTTTACGGCTGAGACGTCTCCCTCCATGCAGGCCCCTTGCCACTCTGTTCCGGGAAGCcaggtttgtgggggaggggagggtgtctCAGGGAGCATCATTCCCATGGGGCCCCTTCAATATGTAGGctggcttgacatgagtaattggacgtgggtgaggcctcatttcttgggagacaggattagggaggtaagTGGAGCAGCAGGGTGGAACCAGACTGTCTGTGGTGGCTAAGATAAGGGGGGACCCTCAGGGAACCGctgacaatggacaagataacaaTGGGTCAGCGAAGCCTGGAAGGTGAGCCAAGGTAAAGAGAAAGTTGTGCATGGACAGTGCATGTTGTACAGGGATTGGGTCCTCCAAAGGGAGCACACCCATCCCCCAACCAGTGCTTCAATGGCATGTGTACCTGTCTATAAAAACAGAGGGTTGCTGGATCACTTTGGATGGGTGGTACCGGTATGCCCGATCCTCACCCCTTCcacttgagtctgatcaactcagcatagcttCGCTGCAGGCCCAACGAAGAGACCTGAGTGATGGGAGTGGAGTcgaactgagttcttgggaagctGAGTGGAAGAGGTCTTGTGGGAACCCCTCTGccacagaggtgctgagcacctgtgaCCACCGCCACATCAGGGACATCTGCAAGTGGCCTCAGCTCTCATACCAGAATCAGACCTCGCTGGTGTCATGTTACCCCTGGCCTGAGGCTGTCTGCTCCCTCTGCACTTCCCAAGCCCATTCCAGCCCTCTCCGCCCCTTTGACAGGCTTCTCCTGAGGGGTTGGTGGCCCTTGTCCCTTGTCACCAATTCAAACCTATATGGTAGGGCCCAGTTATGACCTCATACCGGTTTCACACTGGATGGCCTCCACTGGCTGTAATGGAGTTACCCCTCATTTATACCTGGgtacatgagatcagaatcagtgtATAcagtcactttgcactggtgtaaacggCTGCACAGGGGGCACAGCAGGAGAGCCCCAGGCCCCACGATTTTTGTCTGCCCTGTCAGCAAACACCCAATCTATTTTCGTAAGTAACCATtggaatgtggggggaggggaggggaggggcatctCCTGTGATCTTCCTTCCCTGTTTCCTCTAGGCTCAGCTTGTCACCGCATCACACAGGCAGTGTCACGTGTGTGTCACACCTCGCCC
The Eretmochelys imbricata isolate rEreImb1 chromosome 10, rEreImb1.hap1, whole genome shotgun sequence genome window above contains:
- the LOC144271201 gene encoding deoxyribonuclease-1-like → MGAMRPALALLSLAYLLHTAAALRICAFNIKTFGDSKLSNETITGIILNILQTYDITVVQEVRDSDLSAVQRLMDQLNRASLQPYSYVISEPLGQSAYKEQYLFIYRTGVVSVVDSYCYDDGCEPCGSDTFSREPFIVKFSSPYTEVPEFVLVPLHTAPSEAVAEIDALYDVYLDVINKWGTDNILFLGDFNADCSYVGPQDWPSIRLRTSDAFQWLIPDSADTTVSYTDCAYDRIVVSGSELQHCTVDKSAKVNNFQETFHLQLKDALAVSDHFPVEVTLRAR